GTTAGagattctgaaactacagttaaTTTCCTCTTACTtaagtaatagaaaacaaatggttgtgGCAGCTTGGAACtatctgattttaaaacaattcaagttggggtaccgcaaggatctgttctgggtccttttctatttataattgctgtgaatgatttttcattcaatgtgCCATGTAAAGCAGTACTATATGCCGATGACACACCTCTTCTGAATCAAAGTAAAGATTTTGAATGGGTTATTGttagaagaaaataattcaatgatAGCAGCTCAGGAATGGTTCAAAGTCAACGGGCTACTTGTAAACagtagtaaaactgaaaatattgttttctcattgaataaacttataaatgaagGTACTAAACCCGTTAAACTATTAGGATTATATCTAGATAGTAGGCTTAGCTGGGAAtgtcaaataaatcaattgtgtataaaactatctagagttacttatttattaagaaaactaaaaaattgtgttagtttCCCAATGTTAGTTGCTGCTTACTATGCCTTCTTTAATTCCCATTTATTATATGGAATAACACTTTGGGGCAACAGCTCACAATCACTAAAAGTGTTCAAATGgcaaaaaaaaagctattaggataATGGCAAATATCTCAGGTAGAGAATCATGTGTtccatattttaaagaattccagataatgactcttccatgtatgtacatatattttagcttAGTTAGTGTtaaggaaaacttaaataattataattttagaaatgaagttcacACCTATAATACTAGACAAAATTACTTACTTGattgtatttctataaaactagaaaaatcaaaaaaagccatgtgttttatgaaaataaaattatttaataagttaccaaaaGAAGCATGGTCTGTAAACCTTagcagatttaaatttattctgtcaAAATGGTTGAAAGAAATTGCCTTTTACTCTGTTATTGATtttttggcctgtgatattagtactttaagattttaactgtattttaaatgtcatcttgtttttttaatttattttgtaattttaatgtctatgttgttatctatttatttatatagatatatatttatgtctatgTTTATTAAACAGTCAAGATATTTACTCTTTAGGAAgatgcttaaatatataataaatttctagaccttatgtaaaatataaataatgtttattaaactgtttatttattttgcacatgtatatatttttttttttttttttgtagaaattgtattagatgaaactgtatttatttgactttgtctattgccATGTGCTTAAcgacaataaaattcttgattcttgattcttgattcagtattttttctggtaaatcgtgttttgggattcattttatgatatacttgtccgcaaacaataaaactataaatgcatggctatttatttttttgtcatctTCCGCATCAAAGGATGCTAGAGCAAAAGATGCGTTTATGTTTCTTATCTTTTTATTAAACTCTTCCGAATATGGGTGATGGTTTAAAAAGAGACGTactaattcatttcaaaattttggttgCTCCATTAAAATTTGTACATGCAAACAACAGAcaccaaaataatttctatttatgcgATTAGAAACACGTTCCTCAGGAAAATGCAATGCACCGCAATGGGTACACAACATTTCAAATGGTTCTAAGATGTGATATTGCATAGCTGCAGTAACGGCACATTTATATGTCAGCAAATAATTACTAAGTTTTAAAGCCCCACAAcgtctttaaaattttcttctaatCGGTATTCTCGTTACTCGTCATTTTCggtagctacacgttgtgccgCATATCTTATAGACATCGCTCTCGTAATCTATACTACTATATCTATATCtactaatcaatatttattggtgttatatttatgcattttataaacttttattatttatgattttaattacaatctgttatttattatatttatttatcttattactattaattttatgaattttttactacCAGGATCTTGAGATTTTCATATAAATACAGTATGTAGAATTTcaattgcaatataaataatatatattttgaaaatgttgccCTGAAACTAAACTCAAGACCTTTTTCAGTAAAGAATACAGTTACTAGATAGTAAAAGCATATATGATATTTGACATTAGTATATCTGTTGGATCAAATTGCTGAATTTAAACTGAGATATCAGTACAGACAATGAGAGCTGTCATTCAGCGTGTGACAAACGCAAGTATATTAAGTATGGCTCAACATGTGTACCTACTTACTATTGACTAACTTAGATCATATTATGTAATAGTTTACTATACTTATTGATCCAAATCTAACACTTCCAAATAACCAATATTTGATATCTGAAAGAACAAATGACTTAAATTACTTTTCTTAGCAATTTTACTACGccaaacttaatataattaagtaCAGTTTGGTAGCAAGACTGGTTTTACAATATTGTAGGTTCTCAGCATTTTGTCAAAATTACAGTTTGCTAAAGTctacagttataaataatataattagaagaagttaatatacatttttttatataaatattgtttttattttaaagtacaccaaacagtattattttgttactattatcACTGAATACTTTACACAtgtacaagtttatttaattaacaagtaaatttaattctgatatatttaataaatcaccATGTTGAATTGTTGTATCAGAGACAACTCAGCAGATGTACTTGTCCTATAAAAAGGTATCCAAAATTAAAGTTTCCCAAAATtgtctaatatttttattgggaTTTCCGTTTactacaaaacttaaattaaaatttagtattctATCATATAAGCTCCCAAGAAGCTAATGGAATAATCACTTTCTGTTTTAAACACACTCATTAACTGAAATGTTCCAATAAATCCAATATTGGGACAACAGAGAACTCCAGAATAATGTTGGTGGTATGTAAAGTCCTCCAGGTCCTGGGGATTATATGGATAATCAATTCAGGATTGTTactagttaattttaaacattttaatttattaaaaagttctttcATCTATCTATAAAAGACTCTTAGAAgatgtagtttattgtttgtatgtaatgtgaaattatcatttatacattttttgggaGTAATGTACTGTATAACTTACAATACCACTATAATGTGGCATATTTCAGAATAGAGtccataaaaatgtcaaaattgttgctagactacaaaaagtaaattttacttcaaCGCCATTTAAAATTCACTCAATTATGCCAATTTACttgatatttataactttttacatgtataaatttgttacatttcacgtgattaaataataattttaaacacaggACCACGCCCAAACAGAGCTGATAAACGTTGAAGTCTACTCTCTTCCAAAGCTCACAATCTAATCCTAAAATGGAATCATACTTCTTCTTCAAGACAGTTAGCACATTCACATTGCACTTCCAAAACTTTCCACTGCTTTCCTCAGTCAATCAGAGTTGATATTGTCATTTGCGTaatatgattttcaataaaattgcttCAGACAACATGCGTCAAGCCATTTTGTGGTGTATATAAATCACAttccttaaattaaataatattttccaaaatactttGATTTCacctaattaatttgtttaaggCTATCAATTTTATTGATTgcaacatttttcaatttaattaattattgcattaaTTAATTCAGTACTGTTACAGATGAACAGACAAATACTATTCTTGTTGGAAGTCATCCAAGCATATTGTACTTCAGCAGGAGCTTCATTAGGAAACCTTTCTTGGACACTGAAATGTCCTTTGGTATATCCCTGAGGTAAAGAACAACTGGAAGAAATACCATTTCTGGTTCAACAGGCCCAGGCAAATAAACCTCAAATGTTGGTTCAGAATAAAAACCTGAACAACActtgtgttttagtaatcagctgtttattAACTAAACGAAATGCTCTCATAGATTAACACTGGAATTTTGGAGGCTCATGGAGCAAGCCCATTGGatgtatttcaaatccacaaaaaGCACATCTAGAGTATATGAGCTTTTAACTGATACCATATACGTGTATTACTGAAATTGCTatacaaaaatcaagaaattcttaTAACAAGAGATATATTATTGGATCCAGGTTTACCAACTCGTATAATACTTGTCTGTCGAACATGTTGCAGTCAACCAAAAGCTTGTCACTGCGATAGGACCAGGCCTTTGTATCCTACTGGGGATATCCAGAGATGACACGATCCGAGACGTTGAATACATGTAAGGACGTAATCAAGCTATATATTGTTATTTAGCATCATTCTTTATCTGTACCTTATAGAAGTATTCTCCACTGTGActttcacaaaatattgtttgtttttacactGGAGGGCTCAAAAAATTGTCCATTTGCGGCTGTACGAGGGGAAGCCCACTCGCAGCGTAATGGATTTGGATTACGAAATACTCTGTCAGAGCCAAATCAGCTTATACAACAAGCTGAAAGGGAACAAAGTCAGTTTCCGTAATGCTATGGATCCTAAATATTCAAACGACCTGTTCAAACAAATGTTACAAAGATTAAGGGAAATATACAAACCCAGCAAAATAAaaggtaagaaataaaaattaaaaataaagtaacaaatacGAATAGAATGTAACATGTGTCACATTGAAATGGCAGTACAATTTGAAAATAAGGAACAGTGTACAAAGCGTGACATTTAAATAACAGgattaatttgaaaaacatattttatcctgaattttgtttaaatagagTTAATTCCCTgagataaatttaatatgttatattgttaccaattttattgttttatttgataattgttttaattaatgattgttattacattatggtGAGCTACAATTTTAACGTTATCTGACTCagcaatgttttac
This Homalodisca vitripennis isolate AUS2020 chromosome 3, UT_GWSS_2.1, whole genome shotgun sequence DNA region includes the following protein-coding sequences:
- the LOC124356630 gene encoding D-aminoacyl-tRNA deacylase-like isoform X2, which codes for MRAVIQRVTNASILINQKLVTAIGPGLCILLGISRDDTIRDVEYIGKIWRPQRDDFS
- the LOC124356630 gene encoding D-aminoacyl-tRNA deacylase-like isoform X1, which codes for MRAVIQRVTNASILINQKLVTAIGPGLCILLGISRDDTIRDVEYMAQKIVHLRLYEGKPTRSVMDLDYEILCQSQISLYNKLKGNKVSFRNAMDPKYSNDLFKQMLQRLREIYKPSKIKEGKFGGHKEMTLVNNGPFTVILESPKTSEQRSSDLLKANNLKNKV